The following are encoded in a window of Haloarcula laminariae genomic DNA:
- a CDS encoding adenylate kinase, which translates to MSQPRLLILGPPGAGKGTQSANIADEYDVAHITTGDALRANKDMDISDMDTEYDTPREYMEAGDLVPDAVVNAIVDEALNSADGFVLDGYPRNLEQAKELEDMTDLDVILSLSVSRDELVDRLTGRRVCDDCGANYHVEFNQPEESGVCDDCGGELIQRDDDNEESVRNRLDVFEENTAPVIDHYEDHDGFVAVDGEQTPDGVWADIEAAIDGRTE; encoded by the coding sequence ATGTCGCAGCCACGACTCCTGATTCTCGGTCCGCCGGGAGCAGGTAAAGGGACACAGAGCGCGAACATCGCCGACGAGTACGACGTGGCTCACATCACGACCGGCGACGCGCTCCGGGCGAACAAGGACATGGACATCTCCGACATGGACACGGAGTACGACACGCCCCGCGAGTACATGGAAGCGGGCGACCTCGTCCCCGACGCCGTCGTCAACGCAATCGTCGACGAGGCCCTGAACTCCGCCGACGGCTTCGTCCTGGACGGCTACCCGCGGAACCTGGAGCAGGCCAAGGAGCTGGAGGACATGACTGACCTCGACGTCATCCTCTCGCTTTCGGTCTCCCGCGACGAACTGGTCGACCGGCTCACCGGCCGCCGCGTCTGTGACGACTGCGGCGCGAACTACCACGTCGAGTTCAACCAGCCCGAAGAGTCGGGCGTCTGTGACGACTGTGGCGGCGAACTCATCCAGCGCGACGACGACAACGAGGAGTCGGTACGCAACCGACTCGACGTCTTCGAGGAGAACACCGCCCCCGTCATCGACCACTACGAGGACCACGACGGCTTCGTCGCCGTCGACGGCGAGCAGACCCCCGACGGGGTCTGGGCTGACATCGAGGCGGCGATCGACGGGCGGACAGAATAA
- a CDS encoding DUF106 domain-containing protein, which yields MARTAPKVERLADDGEALTDALARVLDVAEEKGTVTWSDVSDDMSSGEWGRLIESGLLVDADGDGFVIEDPEAVRDALSETDADPAEEDDDGWSQWDKLAALGTVGLFAGYSINSIRNAIGGTIDIALGPLAEVLPFYVLILVLAVFTGATSSILQDNMMDMSGMGDHQEKMEKIKERRKEAKERGDDEALERIEEEQMELMTDQMGMFKQQFRPMVWIMLINIPVFLWIYWMVFGPGLTISSPVMTLPIFGEVESWRRGLVGPMQAWIVWYFLCSLSFTQIIRKALDVQTSPTAS from the coding sequence ATGGCACGAACCGCGCCGAAAGTAGAGCGACTCGCTGACGACGGTGAAGCGCTCACCGACGCGCTCGCCCGGGTGCTCGATGTCGCCGAGGAGAAGGGGACCGTCACCTGGAGCGACGTCAGCGACGACATGAGTAGCGGCGAGTGGGGGCGGCTCATCGAGTCGGGCCTGCTCGTCGACGCCGACGGCGACGGCTTCGTCATCGAGGACCCGGAGGCCGTCCGGGACGCGCTGTCGGAGACCGACGCCGACCCCGCGGAGGAGGACGACGACGGGTGGAGCCAGTGGGACAAACTGGCCGCGCTCGGGACTGTCGGGCTCTTTGCCGGCTACTCCATCAACTCCATCCGGAACGCCATCGGCGGGACCATCGACATCGCGCTCGGCCCGCTGGCGGAGGTGCTTCCCTTCTACGTCCTCATCCTGGTCCTGGCCGTCTTCACCGGGGCGACCTCCTCGATTCTCCAGGACAACATGATGGACATGTCCGGGATGGGCGACCACCAGGAGAAGATGGAGAAAATCAAGGAGCGGCGCAAAGAGGCCAAAGAGCGGGGCGACGACGAGGCCCTGGAGCGCATCGAGGAGGAGCAGATGGAGCTCATGACCGACCAGATGGGCATGTTCAAACAGCAGTTCCGCCCGATGGTCTGGATCATGCTCATCAACATCCCCGTGTTCCTCTGGATCTACTGGATGGTCTTCGGTCCCGGGCTGACCATCTCCTCGCCCGTCATGACGCTGCCCATCTTCGGCGAGGTCGAGAGCTGGCGCCGGGGGCTCGTGGGCCCGATGCAGGCCTGGATCGTCTGGTACTTCCTGTGCTCGCTGTCCTTCACCCAGATTATCCGGAAGGCGCTGGACGTCCAGACCTCGCCGACTGCCAGCTAA
- the cmk gene encoding (d)CMP kinase gives MLITVSGPAGSGKSTLARSLADALDYEHVSGGDIFRSLAEERGMTPLELNKAAEEDAQIDRDLDRRLRDIAAERDDLVLESRLAGWMAGDHADIKLWLTAPLDVRADRIAQRENKPFEQARTETEERSVSEAQRYNEYYDIDFDDLSIYDLAINTARWDPPGTLSIALHAVDSFDADADEGQAPVEGIRYEF, from the coding sequence ATGTTGATTACCGTCTCCGGTCCCGCGGGCAGCGGGAAGAGCACGCTCGCCCGGAGCCTGGCCGACGCGCTGGACTACGAACACGTCTCCGGCGGCGACATCTTCCGCTCGCTCGCCGAGGAGCGGGGGATGACGCCCCTGGAACTGAACAAGGCCGCCGAGGAGGACGCCCAGATAGACCGCGACCTCGACCGGCGGCTCCGCGACATCGCCGCAGAACGCGACGACCTCGTCCTGGAGTCGCGCCTCGCCGGCTGGATGGCCGGCGACCACGCCGATATCAAACTGTGGCTCACCGCGCCGCTCGACGTCCGGGCCGACCGCATCGCCCAGCGGGAGAACAAGCCCTTCGAGCAGGCCCGGACCGAGACCGAGGAGCGAAGCGTCAGCGAGGCCCAGCGCTACAACGAGTACTACGACATCGACTTCGACGACCTCTCGATTTACGACCTCGCCATCAACACGGCCCGCTGGGACCCGCCGGGGACCCTGAGCATCGCGCTGCACGCCGTCGACTCCTTCGACGCCGACGCGGACGAGGGCCAGGCCCCCGTCGAGGGCATCCGCTACGAGTTCTGA
- a CDS encoding RNA-guided pseudouridylation complex pseudouridine synthase subunit Cbf5: MMVRAPPDERSVDDLLAFGVVNLDKPPGPSAHQVAAWVRDATGQDRVAHGGTLDPKVTGCLPVLLGDAARAARIFDDAVKEYVAVLELHDSAPPDFDAVVAEFEGEIYQKPPRKSAVKRQLRTRRIHDLDVLERSDRRALLRVRCASGTYIRKLCHDIGLALGTGAHMGDLRRTATGQFDDRSLVSMHDLVDALSFAEDGDESALRESVRPAEHALAHLPRLVVAHSAAEAIADGAPVYAPGVLAARPAEVGGAVPTAGELVVCVTPDGAAVSLGTLVGDPEAESGTVAEPERVLV, encoded by the coding sequence CTGATGGTCCGCGCCCCGCCCGACGAGCGAAGCGTCGACGACCTGCTCGCCTTTGGCGTCGTCAACCTCGACAAACCGCCCGGCCCCTCGGCCCACCAGGTCGCCGCGTGGGTCCGCGACGCCACTGGCCAGGACCGGGTCGCCCACGGCGGGACCCTGGACCCGAAAGTGACCGGCTGTCTCCCCGTGCTGCTGGGCGACGCCGCCCGCGCCGCGCGCATCTTCGACGACGCCGTCAAGGAGTACGTCGCCGTCCTGGAACTGCACGACAGCGCGCCGCCGGACTTCGACGCGGTGGTCGCCGAGTTCGAGGGCGAGATCTACCAGAAGCCACCGCGCAAGAGCGCCGTGAAGCGCCAGCTCCGGACCCGCCGGATTCACGACCTCGACGTGCTGGAACGGAGCGATCGCCGCGCCCTGCTGCGGGTCCGCTGTGCCTCGGGGACGTACATCCGCAAGCTCTGTCACGACATCGGGCTGGCGCTGGGCACCGGCGCCCACATGGGCGACCTGCGCCGGACCGCGACCGGGCAGTTCGACGACCGCTCGCTCGTCTCGATGCACGACCTCGTCGACGCGCTGTCCTTCGCCGAGGACGGCGACGAGAGCGCGCTTCGGGAGTCCGTCCGGCCCGCCGAGCACGCGCTGGCCCACCTGCCACGGCTCGTCGTCGCACATAGCGCCGCCGAGGCCATCGCCGACGGGGCGCCGGTGTACGCGCCGGGTGTTCTCGCGGCCCGGCCCGCCGAAGTCGGCGGCGCTGTTCCCACGGCGGGCGAACTGGTGGTCTGTGTCACGCCCGACGGGGCGGCCGTCTCGCTGGGCACGCTGGTCGGCGACCCCGAGGCCGAATCGGGGACCGTCGCCGAACCCGAGCGGGTGTTGGTCTGA